A DNA window from Brassica napus cultivar Da-Ae chromosome A4, Da-Ae, whole genome shotgun sequence contains the following coding sequences:
- the LOC106425481 gene encoding serine/threonine-protein kinase KIPK1 produces the protein MQDLGFGYKPWRVSYCGTKNLQAMGGSCEIVEERDEATHSGRYGKAVLGNDVEQREYLEYDMDKLFQSIYVTRLMTSSFRNLETSASAGPSSPSMRMATRTTPHSPRVFGSLSLKQALRDRCVSRASEMAALKRLSNSAAASPRVSEADRIKSLYNQVSNNRSVDKGKGSLVQTSLMPVNSDKASTSRSVPQPPIPIHEPSQAGTSLGSRRVRDQVLEIELDENVASPSALAFVEDDVKEVDKHVTSPPSDSSKRDDARELEKKILSPTLDLEKKGKLNNNTATSGTEKSRTVCKVTPKKKILLKKKLKIGIVSVAKKDEEADVSLDSSATKLLCQRCHCSLKSTSIDNHEICAESTSSMSNSIGKEAHQVASENSSTSCNVSQRSEAEIVVMRQNVSSRNDSGNKFDFSLSSKDSLGGDYSRSTSMSEESNLTRFSCGNKPHMSMDVRWEAVKHAKLQYGSLGLRHFNLLKKLGCGDIGTVYLAELIGTNCLFAIKVMDNEFLARRKKSPRAQAERDILKMLDHPFLPTLYAQFTSDHLSCLVMEYCPGGDLHVLRQKQLGRCFPEPAARFYVAEILLALEYLHMLGVIYRDLKPENILVREDGHIMLTDFDLSLRCAVNPTLLRSTSPPGNNPARTSGPYNTSSCIQPFCLIEPSCQQASCFSPRLSSNQQQVQKPKRAHQHLPQLVAEPTEARSNSFVGTHEYLAPEIIRGEGHGAAVDWWTFGVLLYELLYGKTPFKGHNNDETLANVVLQSLKFPDSPLVSFQAKDLIRGLLVKEPENRLGSEKGSAEIKRHPFFDGLNWALIRCAIPPELPDFYEFGGGQEAAGSPEGNDNRYLKCKAIGDHLEFELF, from the exons ATGCAGGATCTTGGTTTCGGATACAAACCATGGAGAGTTAGTTACTGTGGAACAAAGAATCTGCAAGCAATGGGAGGCTCCTGTGAAATTGtggaagagagagatgaagcAACACATTCTGGGAGATATGGTAAAGCAGTTTTGGGTAATGATGTGGAGCAGAGAGAGTATCTTGAGTATGACATGGACAAGCTTTTTCAGTCTATATATGTCACGAGGCTAATGACCTCTTCTTTCCGTAACCTTGAGACTAGCGCCAGTGCAGGTCCAAGCAGCCCTTCAATGAGAATGGCCACGAGGACTACCCCTCACTCGCCTAGAGTTTTTGGCTCTCTTTCCTTGAAGCAGGCCCTGAGAGATCGTTGTGTTTCCAGGGCCTCTGAAATGGCTGCTCTGAAACGCTTATCCAACTCCGCAGCTGCGTCTCCGAGAGTCTCTGAAGCAGACAGGATCAAGAGTTTGTATAACCAAGTTtccaataacaggtctgtggaCAAGGGTAAAGGAAGCTTGGTTCAGACATCTCTGATGCCGGTAAACAGTGATAAAGCAAGCACTTCTAGGAGTGTTCCCCAGCCTCCTATCCCCATTCATGAGCCATCTCAAGCTGGAACCAGTTTGGGATCACGCAGAGTGAGAGATCAAGTGCTTGAGATAGAGTTAGATGAAAACGTTGCATCTCCTTCTGCTCTAGCGTTTGTTGAAGATGATGTGAAAGAAGTAGACAAACATGTTACCTCACCACCTTCTGATTCTAGCAAGAGAGATGATGCAAGGGAGCTTGAGAAGAAAATTCTCTCACCCACTCTTGATTTGGAGAAGAAAGGGAAGCTAAATAACAACACAGCTACCTCAGGAACAGAGAAGAGCAGAACGGTATGCAAGGTAACGCCAAAGAAGAAGATTCTGCTTAAGAAGAAGCTAAAGATTGGCATCGTTTCTGTAGCTaaaaaggatgaagaagctgatGTTTCATTAGATTCTAGTGCAACTAAACTCCTCTGCCAAAGATGTCACTGTTCCTTGAAGAGCACCAGCATCGATAACCATGAGATTTGCGCAGAGAGTACGAGCTCTATGTCAAATAGCATTGGTAAAGAAGCTCATCAAGTAGCCAGTGAGAACTCCTCTACTTCCTGTAATGTTAGTCAACGCTCTGAAGCTGAGATTGTCGTCATGAGACAAAATGTTTCCTCGAGGAATGACAGTGGTAACAAATTCGACTTCTCCTTGAGCTCAAAAGACAGTCTTGGGGGTGATTACAGCAGGAGCACAAGCATGAGCGAGGAGAGCAATCTTACCAGGTTTAGCTGCGGTAACAAGCCTCACATGTCGATGGATGTGAGATGGGAAGCGGTTAAGCACGCCAAGTTGCAATACGGCTCTTTAGGGTTAAGGCACTTTAACCTCTTGAAGAAACTGGGTTGTGGAGATATAGGAACAGTCTATCTCGCTGAGCTGATTGGTACAAACTGCTTGTTTGCCATAAAGGTTATGGACAACGAGTTCTTGGCGAGAAGGAAGAAGAGTCCAAGGGCACAAGCGGAACGGGACATACTTAAAATGTTGGACCATCCTTTTCTTCCTACGTTGTATGCTCAGTTTACTTCGGATCATTTGTCTTGTCTGGTCATGGAGTATTGTCCTGGTGGAGATCTTCATGTCCTCAGACAGAAGCAGCTAGGCCGGTGTTTCCCTGAACCTGCAGCAAG gTTCTATGTTGCGGAGATTCTACTTGCACTGGAGTACTTACACATGCTTGGTGTTATATACCGAGACCTGAAGCCAGAAAACATTCTAGTCCGTGAAGATGGACACATTATGCTTACTGATTTCGACCTCTCACTTCGGTGTGCAGTGAACCCAACTCTTCTCAGATCAACTTCACCTCCCGGGAACAACCCCGCAAGAACTTCAGGTCCATACAACACATCCAGCTGCATACAACCATTCTGTCTCATCGAACCATCTTGCCAGCAGGCTTCATGTTTCAGCCCAAGGCTCTCTTCAAACCAACAACAAgtccaaaaaccaaaaagagCTCATCAACACTTGCCTCAGCTCGTGGCTGAACCAACGGAAGCAAGGTCCAATTCCTTTGTGGGAACACACGAGTACTTGGCTCCGGAGATCATCAGAGGAGAAGGACACGGCGCTGCGGTTGACTGGTGGACTTTTGGAGTTCTCCTTTACGAGCTTTTATACGGGAAAACACCTTTCAAAGGTCACAACAACGACGAGACTTTGGCCAATGTTGTGTTGCAGAGCCTCAAGTTTCCTGATAGCCCGCTTGTGAGCTTCCAGGCAAAGGATTTGATCAGAGGGCTTCTGGTTAAGGAGCCAGAGAACAGGCTCGGGTCAGAGAAAGGTTCTGCAGAGATTAAAAGACATCCTTTCTTTGACGGACTGAATTGGGCTTTGATCCGGTGTGCAATACCGCCAGAGCTACCggatttttatgagtttggcGGTGGACAAGAGGCTGCAGGTTCACCTGAAGGCAATGATAATAGGTATCTTAAATGTAAAGCCATAGGCGATCATCTTGAGTTCGAGTTGTTCTAA